In Fibrobacterota bacterium, a single genomic region encodes these proteins:
- a CDS encoding MmcQ/YjbR family DNA-binding protein yields the protein MARAGASKSGSKDKLAAAEAALRKAGMAFPEVTEDFPWGHRALKVKGKAFVFMSNEDGSFGLSVKLPQSADFALMQPFAKPTGYGLGKANWVSASFTRKDAVPVPLLIAWLAESYRAIAPKRLADLQYP from the coding sequence ATGGCCCGCGCAGGCGCTTCAAAATCCGGCTCCAAGGACAAGCTCGCCGCCGCCGAAGCCGCCTTGCGCAAGGCAGGCATGGCCTTCCCGGAAGTCACCGAGGACTTCCCTTGGGGCCATCGCGCGCTCAAGGTGAAGGGAAAAGCCTTCGTATTCATGAGTAATGAGGACGGCTCGTTCGGCCTGTCGGTGAAATTGCCTCAATCCGCGGACTTCGCCCTGATGCAACCCTTCGCCAAGCCCACGGGATACGGACTTGGGAAAGCAAATTGGGTCAGCGCTTCATTTACGCGCAAGGACGCAGTTCCCGTGCCCCTATTAATCGCTTGGCTCGCGGAAAGCTATCGCGCCATCGCCCCGAAAAGGCTCGCCGACCTCCAATACCCCTGA